The following proteins are co-located in the Silene latifolia isolate original U9 population chromosome 1, ASM4854445v1, whole genome shotgun sequence genome:
- the LOC141647728 gene encoding protein FAR1-RELATED SEQUENCE 5-like, whose translation MLFVMFFVISEGVEGDVCLTIELVAGGSPAATSVVVGDERGWRGKLNADSCIPSSGSISHDTSVSQITSIPRIESPSPPTSNVNHFAEITYTPCIEQPHVSYHEHQLFLESTPGGTELWTRNVAIQSKPQLGHIFEKLEDAISFYNVYAEACGFEPRKSSKKNVDGAIFYKLVVCNREGFRDGKKRKAIVHDSVVEQPLIKSFVNGIIIVFVPSQIKNFKEKRDTFIFFIKKAIIDHSKVNLGPTSAYRYSKEHADGYENVGAQLIEFKNFGRDIKCFIGDKDAQLFINHLEDLRETNPGFYVAYKVDYFKYLVRVFWCDAQACRNYSSFGDLVTFDPTYGTNKYSMIFTPFTGVDHHKRSVTFAAALLFHEDEDSFKWVFEKFLDAMGQREPQCIITDQCRGIKKVVPKVFKKAKHRYCMWHIMQKVPEKIRSTISKETGFVSRLNVVVWDSDLEPSEFECKWSELIAEHNLQANSWLSYMYKKRRRWIPTYYRDIPMGCLLRTTQRSESQNSFFKRFENIHGTLVEFWMRFQSAMDQQRHTQKQHDRDSDYTVPQLATSLHLEAHASKVYTHSIFKDFQQEAVSSMCSLSVGGFTPPVDSI comes from the exons ATGTTATTTGTGATGTTCTTTGTTATCAGCGAAGGCGTCGAAGGAGATGTTTGCCTGACAATCGAGCTGGTTGCCGGTGGTTCGCCGGCGGCGACATCAGTTGTAGTCGGTGATGAGAGAGGATGGAGAGGGAAGTTAA ATGCTGATAGTTGTATACCTTCTTCTGGATCCATCTCTCACGATACTAGTGTGTCTCAAATTACTTCTATTCCACGCATTGAAAGTCCTTCCCCACCTACGTCTAATGTTAATCATTTTGCTGAAATTACTTATACTCCATGCATTGAACAACCTCATGTTTCTTATCATGAACATCAATTGTTTTTGGAATCCACACCTGGTGGTACTGAATTGTGGACAAGGAATGTCGCAATTCAGTCTAAACCACAACTTGGTCATATTTTTGAAAAATTGGAAGACGCTATCAGTTTTTATAATGTGTATGCAGAAGCATGTGGTTTTGAACCTAGGAAGTCCTCTAAAAAAAATGTTGATGGTGCCATCTTTTATAAACTTGTTGTCTGTAATCGTGAAGGGTTTAGAGATGGTAAGAAAAGGAAAGCTATTGTTCATGATAGTGTAGTGGAGCAGCCACTTATAAAGTC TTTCGTGAATGGCATAATCATCGTCTTTGTTCCCTCACAAATCAAGAATTTCAAAGAAAAAAGAGACACCTTCATCTTTTTCATAAAAAAAGCAATTATTGATCATTCAAAAGTTAATTTAGGCCCTACATCGGCATATAGATATTCTAAGGAACATGCAGATGGTTATGAGAATGTTGGTGCTCAATTGATTGAGTTTAAGAACTTTGGAAGGGATATCAAATGTTTCATAGGAGATAAAGATGCTCAATTGTTTATCAATCATTTAGAGGACCTCCGTGAAACCAATCCAGGTTTCTACGTTGCTTATAAAGTGGATTATTTCAAATATTTGGTTCGTGTGTTTTGGTGTGATGCACAGGCATGTCGAAACTACTCTTCCTTTGGTGATTTGGTCACTTTTGATCCAACTTACGGTACAAATAAATATTCTATGATTTTCACTCCTTTTACTGGGGTAGACCACCACAAAAGATCTGTGACTTTTGCGGCTGCATTGTTGTTTCATGAGGATGAAGATTCATTTAAGTGGGTTTTTGAAAAGTTCTTAGATGCTATGGGTCAGCGAGAGCCGCAATGTATAATCACTGACCAATGTCGAGGAATAAAGAAGGTTGTACCCAAAGTTTTCAAGAAGGCTAAGCatagatattgcatgtggcatattatGCAGAAGGTCCCTGAGAAGATTAGAAGTACAATATCCAAGGAGACTGGTTTTGTGAGTCGTTTGAATGTTGTAGTTTGGGACTCTGACTTGGAACCTTCAGAATTTGAATGCAAGTGGTCAGAGTTAATTGCTGAACATAATTTGCAAGCAAATTCATGGTTGTCATACATGTATAAAAAAAGAAGGAGATGGATCCCGACTTATTATCGTGATATTCCTATGGGATGTCTTCTCCGAACAACTCAACGATCGGAGAGCCAGAATAGCTTTTTCAAGCGTTTTGAAAATATACATGGTACacttgttgagttttggatgcggtTTCAAAGCGCCATGGATCAACAGCGCCATACTCAAAAGCAACATGATCGAGACAGTGATTATACTGTACCACAGTTAGCTACGTCTCTACACTTGGAAGCTCATGCGTCCAAGGTTTATACCCATTCTATTTTCAAAGATTTTCAACAAGAGGCTGTTTCCTCCATGTGTTCCCTTAGTGTTGGTGGCTTCACACCACCTGTCGACAGTATATAG
- the LOC141647736 gene encoding protein XRI1-like, with amino-acid sequence MVWSADDDNGGDVSSLWAGYLFTNRLIKVEMVEVYGGCKLQERIDADGAILPEVDESLQDDFSPHNIEDFGESEAWLAECLNDTYLNISSDDGNASVSSDVQIGSKEVCHDTPNSGSHIAQRPVRSSRNVIFKGRKSYMRTPSKVPSSVAYPFDFIKPCGDSGGMTLKDINQRIHTPPPKPKEAEDEIIYPTSAFLGKPVVGKTKIPTQGGKGSITTMRTKG; translated from the exons ATGGTCTGGTCGGCCGACGACGACAATGGTGGTGATGTGAGTTCATTGTGGGCTGGGTATTTGTTTACAAACAGGTTGATTAAGGTGGAAATGGTGGAAGTATATGGAGGCTGCAAGCTGCAA GAGAGAATTGATGCAGATGGTGCTATTCTTCCCGAAGTTGATGAATCTTTGCAAG ACGATTTTTCTCCTCATAATATCGAGGACTTTGGAGAATCTGAAGCTTGGCTTGCTGAATGTCTCAATGACACTTACTTGAATATCAGCTCCGATGATG GGAATGCATCTGTCTCATCTGATGTGCAGATTGGCTCCAAAG AAGTATGCCATGACACACCAAATTCTGGATCACATATAGCTCAAAGACCAGTAAGAAGCTCCCGAAATGTTATTTTTAAAG GCAGGAAATCTTACATGCGGACACCATCAAAAGTTCCTTCTTCTGTTGCATATCCATTTGATTTTATTAAACCATGCGGTGATAGTGGAGGAATGACCCTCAAGGATATAAACCAGCGCATACACACTCCACCACCGAAACCTAAGGAAGCTGAGGACGAAATTATCTACCCTACTTCAGCATTTTTAGGCAAACCTGTTGTCGGTAAAACCAAAATCCCTACTCAAGGAGGAAAAGGTAGCATCACTACCATGAGAACCAAAGGATGA